One window from the genome of Kryptolebias marmoratus isolate JLee-2015 linkage group LG1, ASM164957v2, whole genome shotgun sequence encodes:
- the npc1l1 gene encoding NPC1-like intracellular cholesterol transporter 1 isoform X1 → MVRVAALITFLACVVLSEATNEPGFCAFYEECGRNPTVGGSLIPPIVPCLDPSPARHLTGEHYRRFKQVCPMLDRGETNTFACCSLKQLSSLETSLTLSKALLVRCPSCVENFAHLHCINTCSPNQTLSVRVTKVMNVTNITNQTKEAVVAYQSIISATFADAAFQSCKNVRIPATGGFAISTMCGRYGAKLCTAQRWYDFQGDSSNGLAPLDIDFRLIKEDDTAGLPEGVIPYNGRALKCNETTTTGGQVCSCQDCQESCPSVPPLPLPPGPFTLFGTNGFLAISIILLCLLILAFGLYLIVSCLMNSNNGKDEEKGKGKGKIKDQNSNEVTQRIIKASEVTCADRNSLAAQAFMSLQFQRWGTFMASYPLTVLLVTAIVVAVFSAGLKSIELTTDPVELWSAPNSRARQEKDFHDAHFTPFFRTNQLILTAPQRKGHIYDSLLFGKQNFSGLVSKDLIIELLELQTKIQKIEFWSKDLNRTASLKDVCYAPLNPSNPSLTDCAVNSLPQYFQNSLDNINAKVNMTELGVTKEVDWRDHLIYCLNSPLSFKDITDLGMSCMADYGAPVFSFLAVGGYENEEYTNSEAFIMTFSLNNYLRDDPKFKVALQWEKEFLKIVQEYQRNPAANFTFAYMAERSLEDEINRTTAEDIPIFMISYAVIFVYIAVALGEYNSWKRILVDSKFLVGLGGILVVGCSVLASMGFYSWIGIPSSLVILQVVPFLVLAVGADNIFIFVLEYQRDARRSGETREEQIGRVLGQVAPSMLLCSLSESVCFFLGALSTMPAVKSFALYAALAVLMDFVLQMTAFVALLSLDARRQDSNRCELLCCVSVSTQRPNKPNEGFLLPFMRKYYAPVLLHRYTRVIVMLVFIFMFCASIFLMLNVKVGLDQELAMPQGSYMLDYFQYLYKYFEVGVPVYFVTKRGFDFTQVEGMNAVCSSVGCDQFSMTQKIRYATDYPDRSYLAIPANSWVDDFIDWLNPGSKCCRLYTLGPNAGQFCPANISGFLCGRKCMVSPPNGVVRPTVDQFNRFLPDFLGNRPDLQCSKGGLGAYDTSVVTDERGEIIASRFMAYHTTLTNSQEFTAALLRTRELAKEITKSMRKVPGTSPDFEVFPYTVTNVFYEQYLTIVPEGLFNISLCLLPTFVVCCLLLGLDLRSGLLNLLTIIMITVDTVGVMTLWSIDYNAVALINLVTAVGISVEFVSHMTRSFALSIKPGHVERAMEATATMGSAVFAGVAMTNLPGILVLAFAKAQLIQIFFFRLNLVITLLGMAHGLVFLPVLLSYFGPGVNKAVLFQLQQAKPNLEMTSNMQEIYDNVSYEETEIKQEPVSHNRSDPADASRPSQVIGERIDRF, encoded by the exons ATGGTCCGTGTTGCAGCTCTGATCACTTTTCTGGCATGTGTG GTGCTTTCGGAGGCCACCAATGAGCCGGGATTCTGTGCTTTCTATGAAGAGTGTGGCCGTAACCCCACCGTAGGCGGGAGCCTCATTCCTCCTATTGTCCCATGTCTCGATCCCAGCCCCGCCCGACACCTCACCGGGGAGCACTACAGGAGGTTCAAGCAG GTGTGTCCCATGTTGGACCGTGGCGAGACCAACACGTTTGCCTGCTGCTCTCTGAAACAGCTCTCATCTTTGGAGACGAGCCTGACGCTGTCCAAAGCTTTGCTGGTCCGCTGTCCTTCCTGCGTTGAGAACTTTGCCCATCTGCACTGCATCAACACCTGCAGCCCCAACCAGACGTTGTCGGTAAGGGTCACAAAGGTCATGAACGTCACTAACATCACTAACCAGACGAAGGAGGCGGTGGTGGCCTATCAGTCAATCATCAGCGCCACCTTCGCAGATGCTGCCTTCCAGTCCTGTAAGAACGTCAGAATTCCAGCCACGGGAGGCTTCGCCATCTCCACCATGTGTGGCCGGTACGGTGCCAAGCTTTGCACCGCTCAGCGCTGGTACGACTTCCAGGGGGACTCCAGTAATGGCCTGGCTCCACTGGACATTGACTTTCGACTGATAAAGGAAGACGACACTGCAGGGCTGCCGGAAGGCGTGATTCCTTACAACGGGCGAGCTCTGAAGTGCAACgagacaacaacaacaggtgGTCAGGTCTGCTCCTGCCAGGACTGCCAAGAGTCGTGCCCGAGTGTGCCCCCTCTTCCCCTGCCCCCGGGACCCTTCACGTTGTTTGGGACCAATGGATTCCTTGCGATTTCTATTATCTTACTCTGCCTCCTGATTTTAGCTTTCGGGCTCTACCTTATTGTCTCTTGTTTGATGAATTCTAACAATGGAAAAGACGAGGAGAAAGGAAAGGGGAAAGGTAAAATCAAAGACCAGAACAGTAATGAAGTGACTCAGCGGATCATTAAAGCATCAGAGGTGACCTGTGCCGACAGGAACAGCTTGGCTGCCCAAGCCTTCATGAGTTTGCAGTTCCAGCGTTGGGGAACCTTCATGGCCTCCTACCCCCTCACG GTTCTCTTGGTCACGGCTATTGTTGTGGCTGTTTTCTCTGCCGGCCTCAAGTCCATCGAGCTCACTACTGATCCGGTCGAGCTCTGGTCTGCTCCCAACAGCAGGGCCCGCCAGGAAAAAGACTTCCACGACGCCCACTTCACCCCCTTCTTTCGGACAAACCAGCTGATCCTGACAGCACCACAGAGAAAAGGTCACATTTACGACTCTTTGCTGTTCGGGAAGCAGAACTTCAGCGGGCTCGTATCTAAAGACCTCATCATTGAGCTGCTGGAGCTCCAGACAAAAATACAG AAAATTGAGTTCTGGTCAAAGGATCTGAACCGCACAGCGAGCCTGAAGGATGTGTGTTACGCACCTCTGAATCCCTCCAACCCTTCCCTGACTGACTGTGCTGTCAACAGCCTGCCACAGTACTTCCAGAACAGCCTGGACAACATTAACGCAAAAGTGAACATGACTGAGCTGGGAGTGACCAAAGAGGTAGACTGGAGAGACCACCTCATCTACTGTCTCAA CTCTCCACTGTCCTTCAAAGACATCACTGATTTAGGAATGAGCTGCATGGCTGATTACGGAGCTCCAGTCTTCTCCTTTCTGGCTGTGGGAGGCTATGAGA ACGAGGAATACACCAACTCCGAAGCTTTCATCATGACCTTCTCCCTGAACAACTACCTTCGTGACGACCCCAAGTTCAAAGTGGCTTTGCAGTGGGAGAAGGAGTTTCTCAAGATTGTCCAGGAATACCAGAGAAATCCAGCTGCAAACTTTACCTTTGCATACATGGCAGAG CGGTCCCTAGAGGATGAAATCAATCGAACGACAGCAGAAGATATCCCCATCTTTATGATCAGCTACGCCGTAATCTTTGTTTATATTGCTGTGGCGCTGGGGGAGTACAACTCATGGAAACGCATACTG GTGGACTCCAAGTTTTTGGTGGGTTTGGGTGGGATCTTGGTGGTCGGCTGTTCTGTCCTGGCCTCTATGGGTTTCTACTCGTGGATCGGTATCCCGTCCTCGCTGGTCATCCTGCAGGTCGTGCCCTTCTTGGTGCTCGCTGTTGGGGCTGACAACATCTTTATCTTTGTTCTGGAGTACCAG AGGGACGCACGGAGGTCTGGAGAGACGAGAGAGGAGCAGATTGGTCGTGTGCTTGGACAGGTTGCTCCCAGCATGCTCCTGTGCAGCCTCTCTGAGTCTGTCTGCTTCTTTTTAG GGGCCCTGTCAACCATGCCAGCAGTGAAGTCCTTTGCACTGTATGCTGCTTTGGCTGTGCTCATGGATTTTGTCCTCCAGATGACTGCCTTTGTGGCACTTCTGTCTCTGGATGCTCGGCGCCAAGATAGCAACCGCTGTGAACTactgtgttgtgtttctgtatcAACGCAACGTCCCAACAAGCCAAACGAGGGCTTTTTACTGCCTTTCATGAGGAAATACTATGCCCCCGTCCTGCTGCACAGATACACCCGGGTCATAGTG ATGTTGGTTTTCATCTTCATGTTCTGCGCGTCCATATTCCTCATGCTGAATGTGAAAGTTGGTCTAGATCAGGAGCTGGCCATGCCACAG GGATCTTACATGCTGGACTATTTTCAGTACCTGTACAAATACTTTGAAGTGGGTGTTCCCGTTTATTTTGTAACAAAGAGGGGATTTGACTTCACCCAAGTGGAGGGCATGAACGCGGTCTGTTCCAGCGTCGGCTGTGATCAGTTCTCAATGACCCAGAAGATCCGTTATGCCACAGACTACCCAGACCG ATCCTATTTGGCTATTCCTGCTAACTCATGGGTGGATGATTTCATTGACTGGTTAAACCCTGGATCCAAATGTTGTCGCCTCTACACCCTCGGTCCAAATGCTGGACAGTTCTGCCCGGCAAACATAT CTGGTTTTCTCTGTGGACGCAAGTGTATGGTATCTCCTCCAAATGGTGTCGTCAGGCCCACTGTGGACCAATTCAACCGCTTCTTGCCCGACTTCCTGGGTAACAGGCCTGACCTGCAGTGCTCCAAGGG CGGTCTAGGAGCCTATGACACATCAGTGGTGACAGATGAACGAGGAGAAATAATAG CCTCTCGGTTCATGGCGTACCACACAACTCTGACTAACTCTCAGGAGTTCACTGCCGCTCTGCTGAGAACCAGAGAGCTGGCCAAAGAAATCACCAAAAGCATGAGGAAAGTTCCAGGAACCTCACCGGACTTTGAAGTGTTTCCTTACAc GGTCACTAATGTGTTTTATGAGCAGTACCTGACTATCGTGCCAGAGGGACTCTTCAACATCTCTCTGTGTCTGCTGCCAACCTTCGTGGTTTGCTGCCTGCTGTTGGGTTTGGACCTGCGCTCCGGCCTCCTGAACCTGCTCACCATCATCATGATCACCGTGGACACCGTCGGCGTCATGACGTTGTGGAGCATTGATTACAACGCGGTGGCCCTGATCAATCTGGTCACG GCTGTGGGCATCTCGGTGGAGTTTGTGTCCCATATGACGAGATCCTTTGCTCTCAGCATCAAGCCCGGCCACGTGGAAAGAGCCATGGAGGCTACAGCCACTATGGGCAGCGCA GTGTTTGCTGGTGTAGCGATGACCAACCTGCCAGGCATCCTCGTGCTGGCTTTTGCCAAAGCTCAGCTCATCCAGATTTTCTTCTTCCGGTTAAATCTCGTCATCACACTTTTGGGGATGGCTCACGGACTCGTATTCCTCCCTGTGCTGCTCAGTTACTTTG GTCCTGGTGTGAACAAAGCAGTGCTGTTTCAGCTCCAGCAGGCCAAACCAAACCTGGAGATGACGAGCAATATGCAAGAAATCTATGACAACGTCAGCTACGAAGAGACCGAAATAAAACAGGAGCCGGTCTCTCACAACAGAAGCGATCCCGCCGACGCCAGCAGACCGTCACAAGTCATAGGGGAAAGAATCGATCGTTTCTGA
- the npc1l1 gene encoding NPC1-like intracellular cholesterol transporter 1 isoform X2 → MLDRGETNTFACCSLKQLSSLETSLTLSKALLVRCPSCVENFAHLHCINTCSPNQTLSVRVTKVMNVTNITNQTKEAVVAYQSIISATFADAAFQSCKNVRIPATGGFAISTMCGRYGAKLCTAQRWYDFQGDSSNGLAPLDIDFRLIKEDDTAGLPEGVIPYNGRALKCNETTTTGGQVCSCQDCQESCPSVPPLPLPPGPFTLFGTNGFLAISIILLCLLILAFGLYLIVSCLMNSNNGKDEEKGKGKGKIKDQNSNEVTQRIIKASEVTCADRNSLAAQAFMSLQFQRWGTFMASYPLTVLLVTAIVVAVFSAGLKSIELTTDPVELWSAPNSRARQEKDFHDAHFTPFFRTNQLILTAPQRKGHIYDSLLFGKQNFSGLVSKDLIIELLELQTKIQKIEFWSKDLNRTASLKDVCYAPLNPSNPSLTDCAVNSLPQYFQNSLDNINAKVNMTELGVTKEVDWRDHLIYCLNSPLSFKDITDLGMSCMADYGAPVFSFLAVGGYENEEYTNSEAFIMTFSLNNYLRDDPKFKVALQWEKEFLKIVQEYQRNPAANFTFAYMAERSLEDEINRTTAEDIPIFMISYAVIFVYIAVALGEYNSWKRILVDSKFLVGLGGILVVGCSVLASMGFYSWIGIPSSLVILQVVPFLVLAVGADNIFIFVLEYQRDARRSGETREEQIGRVLGQVAPSMLLCSLSESVCFFLGALSTMPAVKSFALYAALAVLMDFVLQMTAFVALLSLDARRQDSNRCELLCCVSVSTQRPNKPNEGFLLPFMRKYYAPVLLHRYTRVIVMLVFIFMFCASIFLMLNVKVGLDQELAMPQGSYMLDYFQYLYKYFEVGVPVYFVTKRGFDFTQVEGMNAVCSSVGCDQFSMTQKIRYATDYPDRSYLAIPANSWVDDFIDWLNPGSKCCRLYTLGPNAGQFCPANISGFLCGRKCMVSPPNGVVRPTVDQFNRFLPDFLGNRPDLQCSKGGLGAYDTSVVTDERGEIIASRFMAYHTTLTNSQEFTAALLRTRELAKEITKSMRKVPGTSPDFEVFPYTVTNVFYEQYLTIVPEGLFNISLCLLPTFVVCCLLLGLDLRSGLLNLLTIIMITVDTVGVMTLWSIDYNAVALINLVTAVGISVEFVSHMTRSFALSIKPGHVERAMEATATMGSAVFAGVAMTNLPGILVLAFAKAQLIQIFFFRLNLVITLLGMAHGLVFLPVLLSYFGPGVNKAVLFQLQQAKPNLEMTSNMQEIYDNVSYEETEIKQEPVSHNRSDPADASRPSQVIGERIDRF, encoded by the exons ATGTTGGACCGTGGCGAGACCAACACGTTTGCCTGCTGCTCTCTGAAACAGCTCTCATCTTTGGAGACGAGCCTGACGCTGTCCAAAGCTTTGCTGGTCCGCTGTCCTTCCTGCGTTGAGAACTTTGCCCATCTGCACTGCATCAACACCTGCAGCCCCAACCAGACGTTGTCGGTAAGGGTCACAAAGGTCATGAACGTCACTAACATCACTAACCAGACGAAGGAGGCGGTGGTGGCCTATCAGTCAATCATCAGCGCCACCTTCGCAGATGCTGCCTTCCAGTCCTGTAAGAACGTCAGAATTCCAGCCACGGGAGGCTTCGCCATCTCCACCATGTGTGGCCGGTACGGTGCCAAGCTTTGCACCGCTCAGCGCTGGTACGACTTCCAGGGGGACTCCAGTAATGGCCTGGCTCCACTGGACATTGACTTTCGACTGATAAAGGAAGACGACACTGCAGGGCTGCCGGAAGGCGTGATTCCTTACAACGGGCGAGCTCTGAAGTGCAACgagacaacaacaacaggtgGTCAGGTCTGCTCCTGCCAGGACTGCCAAGAGTCGTGCCCGAGTGTGCCCCCTCTTCCCCTGCCCCCGGGACCCTTCACGTTGTTTGGGACCAATGGATTCCTTGCGATTTCTATTATCTTACTCTGCCTCCTGATTTTAGCTTTCGGGCTCTACCTTATTGTCTCTTGTTTGATGAATTCTAACAATGGAAAAGACGAGGAGAAAGGAAAGGGGAAAGGTAAAATCAAAGACCAGAACAGTAATGAAGTGACTCAGCGGATCATTAAAGCATCAGAGGTGACCTGTGCCGACAGGAACAGCTTGGCTGCCCAAGCCTTCATGAGTTTGCAGTTCCAGCGTTGGGGAACCTTCATGGCCTCCTACCCCCTCACG GTTCTCTTGGTCACGGCTATTGTTGTGGCTGTTTTCTCTGCCGGCCTCAAGTCCATCGAGCTCACTACTGATCCGGTCGAGCTCTGGTCTGCTCCCAACAGCAGGGCCCGCCAGGAAAAAGACTTCCACGACGCCCACTTCACCCCCTTCTTTCGGACAAACCAGCTGATCCTGACAGCACCACAGAGAAAAGGTCACATTTACGACTCTTTGCTGTTCGGGAAGCAGAACTTCAGCGGGCTCGTATCTAAAGACCTCATCATTGAGCTGCTGGAGCTCCAGACAAAAATACAG AAAATTGAGTTCTGGTCAAAGGATCTGAACCGCACAGCGAGCCTGAAGGATGTGTGTTACGCACCTCTGAATCCCTCCAACCCTTCCCTGACTGACTGTGCTGTCAACAGCCTGCCACAGTACTTCCAGAACAGCCTGGACAACATTAACGCAAAAGTGAACATGACTGAGCTGGGAGTGACCAAAGAGGTAGACTGGAGAGACCACCTCATCTACTGTCTCAA CTCTCCACTGTCCTTCAAAGACATCACTGATTTAGGAATGAGCTGCATGGCTGATTACGGAGCTCCAGTCTTCTCCTTTCTGGCTGTGGGAGGCTATGAGA ACGAGGAATACACCAACTCCGAAGCTTTCATCATGACCTTCTCCCTGAACAACTACCTTCGTGACGACCCCAAGTTCAAAGTGGCTTTGCAGTGGGAGAAGGAGTTTCTCAAGATTGTCCAGGAATACCAGAGAAATCCAGCTGCAAACTTTACCTTTGCATACATGGCAGAG CGGTCCCTAGAGGATGAAATCAATCGAACGACAGCAGAAGATATCCCCATCTTTATGATCAGCTACGCCGTAATCTTTGTTTATATTGCTGTGGCGCTGGGGGAGTACAACTCATGGAAACGCATACTG GTGGACTCCAAGTTTTTGGTGGGTTTGGGTGGGATCTTGGTGGTCGGCTGTTCTGTCCTGGCCTCTATGGGTTTCTACTCGTGGATCGGTATCCCGTCCTCGCTGGTCATCCTGCAGGTCGTGCCCTTCTTGGTGCTCGCTGTTGGGGCTGACAACATCTTTATCTTTGTTCTGGAGTACCAG AGGGACGCACGGAGGTCTGGAGAGACGAGAGAGGAGCAGATTGGTCGTGTGCTTGGACAGGTTGCTCCCAGCATGCTCCTGTGCAGCCTCTCTGAGTCTGTCTGCTTCTTTTTAG GGGCCCTGTCAACCATGCCAGCAGTGAAGTCCTTTGCACTGTATGCTGCTTTGGCTGTGCTCATGGATTTTGTCCTCCAGATGACTGCCTTTGTGGCACTTCTGTCTCTGGATGCTCGGCGCCAAGATAGCAACCGCTGTGAACTactgtgttgtgtttctgtatcAACGCAACGTCCCAACAAGCCAAACGAGGGCTTTTTACTGCCTTTCATGAGGAAATACTATGCCCCCGTCCTGCTGCACAGATACACCCGGGTCATAGTG ATGTTGGTTTTCATCTTCATGTTCTGCGCGTCCATATTCCTCATGCTGAATGTGAAAGTTGGTCTAGATCAGGAGCTGGCCATGCCACAG GGATCTTACATGCTGGACTATTTTCAGTACCTGTACAAATACTTTGAAGTGGGTGTTCCCGTTTATTTTGTAACAAAGAGGGGATTTGACTTCACCCAAGTGGAGGGCATGAACGCGGTCTGTTCCAGCGTCGGCTGTGATCAGTTCTCAATGACCCAGAAGATCCGTTATGCCACAGACTACCCAGACCG ATCCTATTTGGCTATTCCTGCTAACTCATGGGTGGATGATTTCATTGACTGGTTAAACCCTGGATCCAAATGTTGTCGCCTCTACACCCTCGGTCCAAATGCTGGACAGTTCTGCCCGGCAAACATAT CTGGTTTTCTCTGTGGACGCAAGTGTATGGTATCTCCTCCAAATGGTGTCGTCAGGCCCACTGTGGACCAATTCAACCGCTTCTTGCCCGACTTCCTGGGTAACAGGCCTGACCTGCAGTGCTCCAAGGG CGGTCTAGGAGCCTATGACACATCAGTGGTGACAGATGAACGAGGAGAAATAATAG CCTCTCGGTTCATGGCGTACCACACAACTCTGACTAACTCTCAGGAGTTCACTGCCGCTCTGCTGAGAACCAGAGAGCTGGCCAAAGAAATCACCAAAAGCATGAGGAAAGTTCCAGGAACCTCACCGGACTTTGAAGTGTTTCCTTACAc GGTCACTAATGTGTTTTATGAGCAGTACCTGACTATCGTGCCAGAGGGACTCTTCAACATCTCTCTGTGTCTGCTGCCAACCTTCGTGGTTTGCTGCCTGCTGTTGGGTTTGGACCTGCGCTCCGGCCTCCTGAACCTGCTCACCATCATCATGATCACCGTGGACACCGTCGGCGTCATGACGTTGTGGAGCATTGATTACAACGCGGTGGCCCTGATCAATCTGGTCACG GCTGTGGGCATCTCGGTGGAGTTTGTGTCCCATATGACGAGATCCTTTGCTCTCAGCATCAAGCCCGGCCACGTGGAAAGAGCCATGGAGGCTACAGCCACTATGGGCAGCGCA GTGTTTGCTGGTGTAGCGATGACCAACCTGCCAGGCATCCTCGTGCTGGCTTTTGCCAAAGCTCAGCTCATCCAGATTTTCTTCTTCCGGTTAAATCTCGTCATCACACTTTTGGGGATGGCTCACGGACTCGTATTCCTCCCTGTGCTGCTCAGTTACTTTG GTCCTGGTGTGAACAAAGCAGTGCTGTTTCAGCTCCAGCAGGCCAAACCAAACCTGGAGATGACGAGCAATATGCAAGAAATCTATGACAACGTCAGCTACGAAGAGACCGAAATAAAACAGGAGCCGGTCTCTCACAACAGAAGCGATCCCGCCGACGCCAGCAGACCGTCACAAGTCATAGGGGAAAGAATCGATCGTTTCTGA
- the nono gene encoding non-POU domain-containing octamer-binding protein, whose protein sequence is MQGYRGPQQNHGPSRPRDHLKGDGANSNGQQPEPSEQTNPNAALTLDPQSFRKPGEKTFTQRSRLFVGNLPTGVTEEELEKLFSKYGRASEIFVNKERGFGFIRLETRIIAEIARAELDDFVFRGRPIRVRFATHGAALSVKNLPEFVSNELLEEAFAIFGQIERAVVIVDDRGRPTGKGIVEFTTKPAARKALDKCSEGSYLMTAFPRPITVEPMEQLDEDEGLPEKLINKNQQYHKEREQPPRFAQPGSFEYEYAMRWKALMEMEKQQYEMVDRNMKDAQEKLEAEMEAARHEHQVMLMRQDLLRRQEELRRLEELHSQEVQKRKQAELRQEEERRRREEEMRLRNDELMKRQQEGFRGSFPENREQEMRMHMGGHGMSMNRNSLGGTSGPASTAGITAEGSPMMSGPGNNNLPGGGQGGFPRGLPGSGDYNKQRRF, encoded by the coding sequence ATGCAAGGATACAGAGGTCCTCAACAGAACCACGGACCCAGTCGTCCGAGAGACCACCTAAAGGGCGACGGAGCCAACAGCAATGGGCAGCAGCCGGAGCCCAGCGAGCAGACCAACCCCAACGCGGCCTTAACCCTGGACCCGCAGAGCTTTAGGAAACCCGGGGAGAAAACGTTCACCCAGCGGAGCAGGCTGTTCGTAGGGAACCTGCCGACCGGAGTCaccgaggaggagctggagaagctgTTCTCCAAGTATGGGAGGGCCAGCGAGATTTTTGTTAACAAGGAACGAGGCTTCGGCTTCATCCGGCTGGAGACCAGAATCATCGCAGAGATCGCCAGAGCCGAGCTGGATGACTTCGTGTTCAGAGGCAGGCCCATCCGGGTGAGGTTTGCCACTCACGGCGCTGCTTTATCCGTGAAGAATTTGCCCGAGTTCGTGTCCAACGAGCTCCTGGAGGAGGCTTTCGCCATATTCGGTCAGATAGAGAGAGCTGTGGTGATAGTGGATGACCGTGGGAGGCCCACGGGAAAAGGAATAGTGGAGTTCACCACAAAGCCAGCCGCAAGGAAAGCCTTGGATAAGTGCAGTGAGGGTTCCTACCTTATGACAGCGTTCCCGCGACCCATCACAGTGGAGCCAATGGAGCAGCTTGATGAAGATGAAGGACTGCCAGAGAAGCTgataaacaaaaaccagcagTATCACAAAGAGCGCGAGCAGCCACCACGGTTTGCTCAGCCCGGCTCCTTCGAGTACGAGTACGCCATGCGCTGGAAAGCCCTGATGGAGATGGAGAAGCAGCAGTACGAGATGGTGGACCGCAACATGAAGGATgctcaggagaagctggaggcagagatggaggCGGCCAGACACGAGCACCAGGTGATGCTGATGAGGCAGGACCTGCTGAGGCGGCAGGAGGAGCTCCGGCGGTTGGAGGAGCTCCACAGCCAGGAGGTGCAGAAGAGGAAGCAGGCCGAGCTCcggcaggaggaggagcgccggcggagggaggaggagatgaggcTGCGCAACGACGAGCTGATGAAGAGGCAGCAGGAGGGCTTCAGGGGCAGCTTCCCTGAGAACAGAGAGCAGGAGATGAGGATGCACATGGGTGGCCATGGCATGTCCATGAACAGAAATTCACTGGGGGGGACTTCAGGTCCTGCTAGTACCGCTGGCATAACGGCTGAGGGTTCTCCCATGATGTCAGGGCCCGGAAACAACAATTTGCCTGGAGGAGGCCAGGGGGGCTTCCCCCGGGGGCTCCCTGGCTCTGGAGACTATAACAAGCAGCGCAGATTTTAA
- the pold2 gene encoding DNA polymerase delta subunit 2: MFSDLSAQKEGSSVLCRPAFEDQGPVFERETLCYSLCSERYGVGERSFSRQYAHIYAARLMHMRPLLSERAQQKWGSGVLIKKLCDLETGQECCIVGTLFKRMDLQPSILREISEEHNLLPQPARAKYISDADELILEDELQRIKLEGKIDRDKCVTGSVVAIYGAEKNDGKFTVEDFCMADLPPQTPRPALGSDRFVLLASGLGLGNSHADSMLGLQLLVDMVTGQLGDTGEQSGAATISRVLLAGNLLSHSTQDKDASTKAKYLTKKTQAGSVEAIRLLDELLLQLVASVPVDVMPGQYDPTNYTLPQQPLHRCMFPLSSVYPTLQLASNPYEANIDGVRFLGSSGQNVCDIQRYSTMDSHLEILEETLRLRHLAPTAPDTLGCYPFYQKDPFILEECPHVYFSGSAPAFDSKLIKGPDGQEVLLVTIPEFSSTQTACLVNLSTLQCEPVCFSAFSADEDEESEMNVSH; the protein is encoded by the exons ATGTTCTCCGACCTGAGTGCCCAGAAGGAGGGCTCCTCCGTGCTCTGCCGCCCGGCCTTCGAGGACCAGGGCCCGGTGTTTGAGAGGGAGACCCTGTGCTACAGTCTCTGCTCGGAGCGCTACGGCGTTGGGGAGCGGAGCTTCAGTCGTCAATATGCTCACATTTACGCAGCGCGACTCATGCACATGAGGCCCCTGCTGTCAGAGAGAGCTCAGCAGAAGTGGG GGTCAGGTGTGTTGATCAAGAAGCTGTGTGATCTGGAGACAGGACAGGAGTGTTGCATTGTGGGGACTTTGTTCAAGCGTATGGACCTGCAGCCTTCTATCCTCAGAGAGATCAGCGAGGAG CACAACCTCCTGCCCCAGCCTGCACGAGCCAAGTACATTAGTGACGCAGACGAACTGATTCTGGAGGACGAGCTCCAGAGGATAAAACTCGAGGGCAAAATTGACAGAGACAAGTGTGTCACGG GTAGTGTCGTTGCCATATATGGAGCTGAAAAGAACGACGGCAAGTTCACGGTTGAGGACTTTTGCATGGCTGATCTTCCTCCACAGACGCCGAGGCCTGCTCTCGGCTCTGACAG GTTTGTGCTCCTGGCGTCGGGACTCGGTCTCGGCAATAGTCACGCTGACAGCATGCtggggctgcagctgctggtcgACATGGTAACAGGGCAGCTTGGTGACACCGGGGAGCAGAGTGGGGCAGCGACAATTTCCAGGGTCCTGCTGGCTGGAAACCTGCTAAGCCACAGCACCCAGGACAAGGACGCATCGACAAAG GCCAAGTACCTCACAAAGAAGACTCAGGCTGGCAGTGTGGAAGCCATTCGTTTGCTTgatgagctgctgcttcagctggTG GCTTCGGTTCCAGTGGACGTAATGCCAGGGCAGTATGACCCCACCAACTACACCCTCCCTCAGCAGCCCCTTCACAGATGCATGTTTCCCTTGTCCTCGGTGTACCCCACGCTGCAGCTGGCCTCCAATCCATACGAGGCCAACATCGACGGAGTTAG GTTCTTGGGCTCTTCGGGCCAGAACGTCTGTGACATTCAGAGGTACAGCACCATGGACAGTCACCTGGAAATCCTGGAGGAAACGCTTCGGCTCCGACACCTGGCCCCCACAGCGCCTGACACTCTTG gttGCTACCCATTTTATCAAAAAGATCCTTTCATTTTGGAAGAATGTCCCCACGTCTACTTCAGCGGCAGCGCCCCAGCTTTTGACTCCAAGCTCATCAAAG GTCCCGATGGTCAGGAAGTCCTTTTGGTCACCATTCCAGAGTTCAGCAGCACTCAAACAGCATGTCTGGTCAATTTATCCACGCTGCAGTGCGAACCAGTTTGCTTCTCAGCCTTCTCCGCCGATGAAGACGAGGAAAGTGAGATGAACGTCAGTCACTGA